In Vibrio sp. FE10, the following are encoded in one genomic region:
- a CDS encoding YgiQ family radical SAM protein: MDALGWDSCDIIIVTGDAYVDHPSFGMAIIGRLLEAQGFRVGIIAQPKWDNKDAFMELGRPNLFFGITAGNMDSMINRYTSDRKLRHDDAYTPNNEGGKRPDRATLIYSQRCREAYKGTPIVLGGIEASLRRVAHYDYWSDKVRRSVLFDAKADILLFGNAERALVEVAHRIADGEDMSTLTNIRGTAINLPAAPEGYKIIDSSRIEKPNKAYVPVNPYEVETQCDTKKDEKEEVKAQPITIRPSRHDAKTTAVRIPGFEKLNNDRILYAHASRILHLETNPYSGRALIQRHGDRELWVNQAPIPLATEEMDYVFGLAYKRVPHPMYGKAKIPAYDMIKTSVNIMRGCFGGCSFCSITEHEGRIIQNRSKESILDEIEDIKDKVPGFTGTISDLGGPTANMYRLGCSDPKAEINCRRPSCVFPKICEKLNTDHQHTIDLYRSARKVPGIKKVMIASGVRYDLAIESPEYVRELVTHHVGGYLKIAPEHTEKGPLDLMMKPGMGTYDRFKEMFEKYSAEAGKKQYLIPYFISAHPGTEDEDMLNLALWLKKHNYECDQVQNFYPSPMCNATSMYYSETNPLKRVKYKKREDVPVPKGDRQRRLHKALLRYHDPENWKIIREALISMGKKHLIGDKANCLVPEEDFEAQTPAQRRKSGRHGSQRFATKHSKAQPGLGGESPRNHSKPGGNKPKPGGKKPTGSNGNQGNGKQNGNGNKPATGFIKKAPASQQSQGNGSGNGKPNRSKAGNGQGGKPASNGKNRQRATQR; the protein is encoded by the coding sequence ATGGATGCTCTTGGATGGGATAGCTGTGACATTATTATTGTAACTGGTGACGCGTATGTCGATCACCCTAGCTTTGGTATGGCTATCATTGGCCGTTTGCTTGAAGCTCAAGGTTTCCGCGTGGGCATCATTGCCCAACCAAAGTGGGACAATAAAGATGCCTTCATGGAACTGGGTCGACCTAACCTATTCTTCGGCATCACTGCGGGTAACATGGATTCCATGATCAACCGCTACACCTCTGATCGCAAACTTCGTCATGACGATGCCTACACACCGAACAATGAAGGTGGTAAGCGTCCTGACCGTGCAACTCTGATTTATTCTCAACGTTGTCGTGAAGCCTACAAAGGCACGCCAATCGTTCTTGGTGGTATTGAAGCGAGCTTGCGTCGCGTTGCGCACTACGACTACTGGTCTGATAAAGTTCGTCGCTCTGTATTGTTTGATGCAAAAGCAGACATCCTTCTTTTCGGTAACGCCGAGCGTGCACTGGTTGAAGTGGCACATCGCATTGCTGACGGCGAAGACATGTCAACGCTGACAAACATTCGCGGTACAGCAATCAACCTGCCTGCAGCGCCTGAAGGTTACAAAATTATCGATTCTTCTCGTATCGAAAAACCGAACAAAGCCTACGTTCCGGTTAACCCGTACGAAGTAGAAACGCAGTGTGATACCAAGAAAGACGAAAAAGAAGAAGTAAAGGCGCAGCCAATCACGATTCGCCCTTCTCGCCACGATGCAAAAACAACTGCGGTTCGTATCCCTGGTTTCGAAAAACTGAATAACGACCGTATTCTTTACGCTCACGCTAGCCGTATTCTGCACCTAGAGACCAACCCGTATTCAGGTCGTGCTCTTATTCAACGCCACGGTGACCGCGAGCTTTGGGTAAACCAAGCGCCAATCCCTCTTGCAACTGAAGAGATGGATTACGTGTTTGGCCTTGCGTACAAGCGTGTTCCTCACCCTATGTATGGCAAAGCAAAGATTCCAGCATATGACATGATCAAAACCTCGGTTAACATCATGCGTGGTTGTTTTGGTGGTTGTTCTTTCTGTTCAATCACAGAACACGAAGGACGAATCATTCAGAACCGTTCGAAAGAATCGATCTTGGATGAAATCGAAGACATTAAAGATAAAGTCCCTGGCTTTACTGGTACCATTTCTGATTTGGGTGGCCCAACGGCGAACATGTATCGCTTAGGTTGTTCTGATCCTAAAGCTGAAATTAACTGTCGTCGCCCATCATGTGTGTTCCCTAAAATCTGTGAAAAACTGAACACAGACCACCAGCACACCATTGACCTTTACCGCTCAGCGAGAAAGGTTCCGGGCATCAAGAAAGTAATGATCGCATCAGGTGTTCGTTATGACCTTGCGATTGAGTCTCCAGAATACGTACGTGAGCTTGTGACTCACCACGTTGGTGGTTACTTGAAGATCGCTCCAGAACATACTGAAAAAGGCCCTCTGGATCTGATGATGAAGCCGGGCATGGGCACTTACGATCGTTTCAAAGAGATGTTCGAGAAGTACAGCGCTGAAGCGGGTAAGAAACAGTATCTAATTCCTTACTTCATCTCTGCTCACCCGGGCACGGAAGATGAAGACATGCTTAACCTTGCGTTGTGGCTAAAAAAGCATAACTACGAGTGTGACCAAGTACAGAACTTCTACCCATCGCCAATGTGTAATGCTACGTCGATGTACTACTCAGAGACCAACCCTCTGAAGCGCGTGAAATACAAAAAACGTGAAGATGTTCCAGTGCCTAAAGGCGATCGTCAACGTCGTCTGCATAAAGCATTGCTTCGTTACCACGATCCAGAAAACTGGAAGATCATCCGTGAAGCACTGATCAGCATGGGCAAAAAGCATCTAATTGGTGACAAAGCGAACTGCTTAGTCCCAGAAGAAGATTTTGAAGCTCAGACACCAGCACAGCGTCGTAAATCTGGTCGTCACGGCTCACAACGTTTCGCAACTAAGCACAGTAAAGCTCAACCGGGTCTTGGCGGCGAAAGCCCACGTAACCATTCTAAGCCTGGTGGCAATAAGCCTAAACCGGGTGGTAAGAAGCCAACAGGTAGCAACGGCAATCAGGGCAACGGCAAGCAGAACGGTAATGGTAATAAACCAGCGACTGGCTTCATCAAAAAAGCCCCTGCTAGCCAGCAATCGCAAGGCAATGGCAGCGGAAATGGCAAGCCAAACCGCAGCAAAGCGGGCAATGGTCAAGGTGGTAAACCTGCAAGTAACGGAAAGAATCGCCAGCGCGCAACACAACGTTAA
- a CDS encoding helix-turn-helix domain-containing protein produces the protein MNENMPKNMNVETSFNVKESLSDQNDVQVSHNLKRIRKEKGWSLDATAKATGVSKAMLGQIERGESSPTVAKLWQIATGLNVSFSSLILSCSSNELVSLFRDANELRDESLNEGFSVSVVFPFEPSLGFEVYELGLAENYEHFSEPHSTGVIEHILCISGRMAVFFDDSWHELSPGQAVRFNAEQLHGYKNIGTEQAVFHNIIHYPDQWQRS, from the coding sequence ATGAACGAAAACATGCCGAAGAACATGAATGTGGAAACTAGCTTTAATGTAAAAGAGAGTTTGAGTGACCAAAACGACGTGCAAGTCAGCCACAACCTAAAACGGATTCGTAAAGAGAAAGGGTGGAGCCTCGACGCGACTGCCAAAGCGACCGGTGTCAGTAAAGCGATGTTAGGGCAGATTGAACGTGGTGAATCGAGCCCAACCGTCGCGAAGCTGTGGCAAATCGCAACTGGCTTGAACGTTTCCTTCTCGAGTTTGATTCTGTCTTGTTCTAGCAACGAGCTGGTGAGCTTGTTCCGAGACGCCAATGAATTGCGTGATGAAAGCTTGAATGAGGGCTTCTCGGTCAGTGTTGTTTTTCCTTTTGAACCATCGTTAGGCTTTGAAGTTTATGAGCTTGGGCTAGCAGAGAACTATGAGCACTTTTCTGAACCACACAGTACCGGAGTGATTGAACATATATTGTGTATCTCAGGTCGTATGGCGGTGTTTTTTGACGATAGCTGGCATGAGCTGAGTCCGGGACAAGCGGTGCGTTTTAATGCAGAACAACTTCATGGATACAAGAACATCGGAACTGAACAAGCGGTTTTCCATAACATCATCCACTATCCCGACCAATGGCAGCGTTCATAG
- a CDS encoding benzoate/H(+) symporter BenE family transporter produces MGQVKFSHISTGFIAVFIGYASAAAIIFQAATSAGASQQQIASWFWALGIGMGASTILLSWRYKQPVVTAWSTPGAALLITSLDGLTVEQAVAIFLFSSLLITITGLTGIFDTLLKRIPTSIASAMLAGVLWMFGIGIFTSLSQEAIIIGTMLAAYIFAKPKFGNLLIPFILLLAVIMSGVAGKLDFSDVNLTLTQPMFITPDFDLASLLSVGIPLFVVTMASQNLPGFAVLKANGYNPPASRIITTTGITGLLLAPFGGFAFNLAALTGAICMSPNADPNPKSRYKAALTMGGFYLLAGVLGTTFVSLFSSVPQAIIITIAGLALLPTLANSLTTALADDTHREAALLTFLLTASGINFAGVGSAFWGLCLGLICYGIKNWQLKAAQAKQAQPTQTNEGKEQS; encoded by the coding sequence ATGGGTCAGGTTAAGTTTTCTCACATCAGTACTGGTTTTATTGCGGTATTTATCGGTTATGCGAGTGCGGCAGCGATCATCTTCCAAGCGGCGACCAGTGCAGGAGCTAGCCAGCAGCAGATTGCTTCATGGTTTTGGGCGCTCGGAATTGGCATGGGCGCGTCGACGATTCTGCTATCGTGGAGATACAAACAACCGGTAGTGACCGCATGGTCGACACCGGGCGCTGCGCTACTTATCACCTCATTGGATGGACTCACCGTAGAACAAGCCGTGGCTATCTTCCTATTTAGCTCACTGCTAATCACCATTACGGGTCTAACAGGCATCTTTGACACGCTGCTTAAACGAATCCCAACATCGATTGCCTCTGCGATGCTAGCGGGTGTGTTGTGGATGTTTGGAATTGGAATTTTCACCTCTCTGTCTCAAGAGGCGATTATCATCGGCACCATGTTAGCTGCGTATATTTTTGCGAAGCCTAAATTTGGTAATCTATTAATTCCTTTTATCTTACTGCTTGCCGTCATAATGAGTGGCGTTGCCGGAAAGCTCGATTTTTCAGATGTGAACTTAACGCTGACTCAGCCTATGTTCATTACGCCCGATTTTGATTTGGCGTCTCTGTTGAGTGTTGGGATTCCGTTATTTGTGGTGACAATGGCATCACAAAACCTGCCTGGATTCGCGGTATTGAAAGCCAATGGTTATAACCCACCAGCGTCACGAATTATCACCACGACAGGCATTACCGGTTTATTGCTCGCTCCCTTTGGTGGTTTTGCGTTTAACTTGGCTGCGCTGACAGGGGCAATATGCATGAGCCCGAACGCCGACCCAAACCCGAAAAGTCGTTATAAAGCGGCATTAACGATGGGTGGTTTCTATTTGTTGGCGGGGGTATTGGGCACAACCTTTGTTTCTCTGTTTTCATCGGTTCCACAAGCCATCATTATTACCATTGCAGGGTTGGCCTTGTTACCGACACTTGCGAACAGCCTGACGACAGCACTTGCTGATGACACACATAGAGAAGCGGCATTGCTCACCTTTTTGCTTACCGCCTCTGGGATTAACTTTGCGGGAGTTGGCAGCGCATTTTGGGGATTGTGTTTGGGGTTAATCTGCTACGGGATAAAGAATTGGCAGTTAAAAGCGGCTCAAGCAAAGCAGGCTCAACCTACACAAACCAACGAAGGCAAAGAACAGAGTTAG
- a CDS encoding GtrA family protein, translating to MFSVNSGLRMINNKLQTHSQRLQSHHKMVRFAVVGVGGFVVDCAVFALLHYIVGLPLMTARIGSFIAAATTTWFGNRVLTFGFKGQGHWSEKLIQWQKFMLSASISAVPNLLCFKLMTELLPAFTGAVFIAMAVGILIGMVTNYLFSQYWVFTR from the coding sequence ATGTTCAGCGTTAACTCAGGGCTGCGAATGATCAATAACAAGCTCCAGACACACAGCCAAAGGCTTCAGTCCCATCACAAGATGGTTCGGTTCGCAGTGGTCGGTGTTGGCGGGTTCGTTGTTGATTGTGCGGTATTTGCCTTACTGCATTACATTGTTGGTTTACCTTTAATGACGGCGAGAATTGGATCTTTCATTGCTGCAGCAACGACAACCTGGTTTGGTAATCGCGTGCTGACCTTTGGGTTCAAAGGGCAGGGTCATTGGTCTGAAAAACTGATTCAGTGGCAAAAGTTCATGTTGTCAGCATCGATATCAGCAGTACCTAATTTGTTGTGCTTTAAGTTGATGACTGAATTACTGCCAGCGTTTACTGGGGCTGTGTTTATCGCGATGGCCGTTGGTATTTTGATCGGCATGGTGACGAACTACCTGTTTAGTCAGTATTGGGTCTTTACCCGCTAA
- a CDS encoding ArnT family glycosyltransferase, whose translation MSLNRTHLWYLLSFALVLRLLSLATYPLMDTTEARYGEMARLMVETGNWLTPQFDYGIPFWGKPPLFTWMSAVGIELFGLSEFAVRAPHWLAGVVTILLTAYMAKRTGQSALVAAVVLATCGIFSIAAGAVMTDIALTLAMTIAMLGFYLCWLGGEGRKGEGSAKTNRNWGYVGFIGLALGLLAKGPVAIVIMGIAVFPWLVLQHGFFGAFKALWQRFPLLSGLGVMLAIALPWYIMAEMATPGFIDYFIVGEHFKRFVVSGWEGDLYGSAHDETRGMIWVFWIQAAAPWSIVLPILAFVRRKKIAEINTENRGLFSFLVCWLISPLILFTMAGNILPAYVLPGIPALGLLVAILVVEKDKKWFSSVALVLPVLLMIAMVYLNLGKANEKSDRIIFEQITDSSPSFYVGKRPFSGQFYSHGQAKKLLDIEQLDGIDKFYLIGKRAEVETKIKDNALTCILEPTVKIKRALFSCHSQDIKPNLSLSHIRSESDVQR comes from the coding sequence ATGAGCCTGAACAGAACGCACCTATGGTATTTGTTGTCTTTTGCATTGGTTCTAAGGCTTTTATCTCTGGCGACTTACCCATTAATGGACACCACAGAAGCGCGTTATGGCGAAATGGCTCGTTTAATGGTGGAAACAGGCAATTGGTTAACGCCTCAGTTTGACTATGGCATTCCTTTCTGGGGTAAGCCGCCGCTGTTTACATGGATGAGTGCTGTAGGTATTGAGTTGTTCGGCTTGAGTGAATTTGCCGTTCGTGCACCTCATTGGTTAGCGGGTGTCGTAACGATTTTGTTGACGGCTTACATGGCGAAGCGAACTGGCCAAAGTGCGTTGGTTGCCGCGGTAGTGTTGGCGACATGCGGCATTTTCTCAATCGCTGCGGGTGCAGTGATGACAGACATCGCGTTAACCTTGGCGATGACCATTGCTATGTTAGGTTTCTATCTATGTTGGCTAGGAGGAGAGGGTCGGAAAGGTGAAGGGAGTGCGAAGACCAATAGAAATTGGGGTTACGTTGGCTTTATTGGTTTAGCGTTAGGTTTGCTTGCAAAAGGGCCAGTAGCGATCGTCATCATGGGCATCGCCGTATTCCCTTGGTTGGTATTACAACACGGCTTCTTTGGTGCTTTCAAAGCGCTTTGGCAACGTTTCCCATTGTTGTCTGGCTTAGGTGTGATGTTAGCGATCGCGCTGCCGTGGTACATCATGGCAGAAATGGCGACACCGGGCTTTATTGATTACTTTATTGTTGGCGAACACTTTAAGCGTTTTGTCGTGAGTGGCTGGGAAGGGGATCTTTACGGCTCCGCTCACGATGAAACACGAGGCATGATCTGGGTATTCTGGATTCAAGCCGCTGCGCCTTGGTCGATTGTATTGCCTATACTAGCGTTTGTTCGCCGTAAGAAAATTGCAGAAATTAATACTGAAAATCGCGGCTTGTTTTCATTCCTTGTGTGCTGGCTGATTTCGCCTCTGATCCTTTTCACTATGGCGGGCAATATTCTCCCAGCATACGTCCTACCGGGTATTCCAGCCCTTGGTTTGTTGGTTGCTATACTTGTGGTGGAAAAAGATAAGAAGTGGTTCTCGAGCGTGGCTTTGGTTCTGCCAGTCTTATTGATGATTGCGATGGTTTACCTGAATCTAGGCAAGGCGAATGAGAAAAGTGACCGTATCATCTTCGAACAGATCACGGATTCGTCACCGAGTTTTTATGTAGGAAAACGACCGTTCTCAGGGCAATTTTATAGCCATGGGCAAGCGAAGAAGCTACTTGATATAGAGCAACTCGACGGCATCGACAAGTTCTACTTGATTGGTAAAAGAGCGGAAGTGGAAACCAAGATTAAAGACAACGCGTTAACGTGTATTTTGGAGCCGACGGTGAAAATAAAGCGCGCTTTATTCAGTTGTCATAGTCAAGATATCAAACCAAATTTGTCGTTGAGTCACATTCGAAGTGAAAGTGATGTTCAGCGTTAA
- a CDS encoding glycosyltransferase family 2 protein, producing the protein MSELHISRPKISTSQINPAVSLSIIVPFYDEQEVLEEFHSRLTKVLDSLPITSEIVYVDDGSKDNSLDLVSSFTSINSSISVIGLSRNFGKESAMSAGLEHCRGQAVILLDADLQDPPELIPQMIAKWREGYDVVNMQRSQRDGETWFKKFSAASFYKVMNVAAKIDVPENVGDFRLLSREVVDHINQLPERNRYMKGIFSWPGFQQATLQFKRDARFCGETKWNYLKLIGLAMDGITSFSIRPLRIATALGGLVALTAFVYGMVIVFKTIMFGEPITGYPSMMVVQLALGGIQLLSIGLMGEYIGRIFIETKNRPLYLIQSVVDTPALKTHFKLEESA; encoded by the coding sequence ATGTCTGAACTTCATATTAGCCGCCCTAAGATATCCACATCGCAGATTAACCCTGCGGTATCTCTGTCTATCATTGTGCCTTTCTACGATGAACAAGAGGTGTTGGAAGAGTTTCACTCTCGCCTCACTAAGGTTCTCGATAGCTTACCGATCACGAGCGAGATTGTTTATGTCGACGATGGCAGCAAAGACAACAGCTTGGACTTGGTGAGTTCATTCACTTCAATCAATAGTTCAATTTCTGTTATTGGTTTAAGCCGTAATTTTGGGAAAGAGTCAGCCATGAGTGCTGGCCTTGAGCATTGTCGTGGACAAGCCGTAATCCTATTAGATGCTGATTTACAAGATCCTCCGGAGCTGATTCCGCAAATGATCGCGAAATGGCGCGAAGGCTACGACGTGGTCAATATGCAGCGCAGCCAGCGTGACGGTGAAACCTGGTTTAAAAAGTTTTCAGCGGCAAGCTTTTACAAAGTCATGAACGTGGCTGCGAAGATAGATGTGCCTGAGAACGTGGGCGATTTCAGACTGTTGAGCCGCGAAGTTGTCGACCATATCAATCAACTTCCAGAACGTAACCGTTACATGAAAGGCATTTTTTCATGGCCGGGTTTCCAACAAGCAACGCTCCAATTTAAGCGTGATGCTCGCTTCTGCGGTGAAACGAAATGGAACTATCTCAAACTCATCGGATTGGCGATGGATGGCATTACCTCGTTTTCGATTCGTCCGCTGCGCATCGCTACCGCATTGGGTGGCTTAGTCGCGCTGACTGCTTTTGTGTATGGCATGGTTATCGTTTTCAAAACCATCATGTTTGGCGAACCCATTACGGGCTATCCGTCAATGATGGTCGTACAACTTGCCCTTGGCGGCATCCAACTTTTGAGTATTGGTTTAATGGGAGAGTACATAGGTCGTATTTTCATTGAAACCAAGAATCGTCCTTTGTATCTGATCCAATCGGTGGTCGATACACCTGCATTAAAAACACATTTTAAATTAGAGGAGTCAGCATGA
- a CDS encoding response regulator transcription factor, whose product MKRVLLVEDNREIAGVLFDYFECIGMELDYADNGELGLQLALENSFDIIILDLMLPRMDGLTVCNKLRDQGNATPILMLTALDSREDMLKGFEHGADDYLTKPFDLDILEARMNALVRRYRGKVASSKLQFGELTIDQKTRKAYRQDKLLALNPTTYTILEMLCQNAPEVVTREDISYKLWEEDEPNNDVLRSHIYQLRNQLDKPFDTQMLITVPKVGFRLESSN is encoded by the coding sequence ATGAAACGAGTTCTATTAGTCGAAGATAACCGTGAAATTGCAGGTGTCTTGTTTGATTATTTTGAGTGTATTGGCATGGAACTCGATTACGCGGACAACGGTGAACTTGGCCTACAACTCGCGTTGGAAAACTCATTTGATATCATCATATTGGATCTGATGTTGCCAAGAATGGACGGCCTCACGGTTTGTAATAAACTGCGAGACCAAGGCAACGCGACACCCATCTTGATGTTGACCGCCTTAGATAGCCGCGAAGATATGCTAAAAGGCTTTGAACATGGTGCCGATGATTACCTCACCAAGCCTTTCGATTTGGATATTCTAGAAGCGAGAATGAACGCGCTGGTTCGTCGTTACCGTGGAAAAGTGGCCTCTTCTAAGCTTCAGTTCGGTGAACTCACCATCGACCAAAAAACCCGTAAAGCTTACCGACAAGATAAGCTTCTTGCGCTAAACCCAACCACTTACACCATACTTGAGATGCTTTGCCAAAACGCACCTGAAGTAGTGACTCGCGAAGATATCTCATACAAGCTCTGGGAAGAAGACGAGCCCAATAACGATGTATTACGCAGTCACATCTATCAATTACGTAATCAACTGGACAAGCCTTTCGACACCCAAATGCTGATTACTGTGCCTAAAGTAGGATTCCGTTTGGAGTCATCGAATTGA